A section of the Solitalea canadensis DSM 3403 genome encodes:
- a CDS encoding polysaccharide lyase domain-containing protein: MIRPVQLKKQTYMLSVIAAALLTFNTSCQKELIEPVKEPQEEASAPAANEATTDPAIKYNYLVTNAKELIAATKNATAGQVIYVADNAKIDMSNLGTLTIRGKVTLTSNRGLTKNGRVSQGGLIFTKQEDHYPLIRVAGDYAKISRIRIIGPDTLTRAAEVARLTALDKQYGTGNKYYYTLKLSRGVEVKGNYFEVDNSELAGWSHAALLFPPGSQNGYVHHNYIHHNQRARLGYGISLTGVYARVMYNTFNYNRHAITGYGTPGTGYEAAFNTILDVNTSHAFDMHGGVNRNDGTNIAGTVINIHDNTFYNTKTKAFKIMGYVQKTLIIKNNKFVQSQGINSIDLYPGSKIYSISGNQFSIPYKKVTVSLKTF; this comes from the coding sequence ATGATCAGACCAGTTCAATTAAAAAAACAGACTTACATGTTGTCAGTTATTGCTGCTGCCTTATTAACCTTCAATACTTCCTGCCAAAAGGAATTAATTGAGCCTGTAAAAGAACCACAGGAAGAGGCAAGTGCACCTGCTGCCAACGAAGCTACCACTGACCCTGCTATTAAATACAATTATTTGGTAACAAATGCTAAAGAACTAATAGCTGCTACCAAAAATGCGACAGCAGGACAAGTAATTTATGTTGCAGATAATGCAAAAATTGACATGTCCAACCTTGGTACACTTACCATCAGAGGCAAAGTAACCCTTACCAGTAACAGAGGTTTAACCAAGAATGGTAGAGTTTCTCAAGGAGGATTGATTTTCACTAAACAAGAAGATCACTACCCATTAATTAGAGTTGCAGGGGATTATGCAAAAATTAGCCGCATAAGAATTATTGGACCTGATACTTTAACCAGAGCTGCTGAAGTTGCAAGATTAACAGCTTTAGATAAACAGTATGGTACAGGCAACAAATACTATTACACACTTAAGCTTTCAAGAGGTGTTGAGGTAAAAGGAAATTACTTCGAAGTTGATAATTCAGAATTAGCAGGCTGGTCACATGCTGCACTTTTATTCCCTCCGGGATCTCAAAATGGCTATGTTCACCACAACTATATTCACCACAATCAGAGAGCTAGATTAGGCTATGGTATCTCATTAACAGGTGTTTATGCAAGAGTAATGTACAATACGTTTAATTATAACAGACATGCTATTACTGGCTACGGAACTCCAGGTACTGGTTATGAGGCTGCATTTAATACCATATTGGATGTAAATACAAGTCATGCTTTTGATATGCATGGTGGTGTAAACAGAAATGACGGAACCAATATCGCTGGTACAGTAATCAACATCCATGATAACACTTTCTATAATACCAAAACCAAAGCGTTTAAAATTATGGGATATGTTCAAAAAACATTGATTATTAAGAACAATAAATTCGTTCAAAGTCAAGGTATCAATTCAATTGATCTGTATCCTGGTTCTAAAATTTATTCTATAAGTGGTAACCAGTTTAGCATTCCTTACAAAAAAGTAACTGTAAGCTTGAAAACTTTCTAA
- a CDS encoding UDP-glucose dehydrogenase family protein produces the protein MKITIIGTGYVGLVTGTCLAETGNDVICVDNNVEKVASMQNGIIPFYEPGLESMFKRNIEQGRLTFTSDLAHGVNESLIIFLALPTPPAEDGSADLSYVIKVSEGIGVCMNDYKIIVNKSTVPVGTTELVRKTIRKYTDTEFDVVSNPEFLREGVAINDFMKPNRIVVGTRSEYAKKVFRELYEPYMRQSDKMIVMDERSAEITKYAANAFLAAKISFMNEISGICEKLGANIEDVRKGIGTDDRIGKQFLYAGIGYGGSCFPKDVLALNKIASDNDCEHEMVESIIKINQAQRKKFVNRIKSFFRGDLAGKTITLWGLSFKPETDDIREAPSIYIIDELSAAGARVVGYDPVAGPFIKSMFGDRVSIADDQYEALTDADALILVTEWSCFRNPNFDTIAGKLKSKVIFDGRNQYDLIKMSELGFNYFSVGRRSVVSNTSIHQLT, from the coding sequence ATGAAAATTACAATTATAGGTACAGGTTATGTCGGACTTGTAACCGGAACTTGTTTAGCAGAAACCGGTAATGATGTTATTTGTGTTGACAATAACGTTGAGAAGGTAGCATCCATGCAAAATGGAATCATACCATTTTATGAGCCGGGTCTTGAAAGTATGTTCAAAAGAAACATAGAGCAAGGTCGATTAACCTTTACATCTGATTTAGCTCATGGTGTTAATGAATCGTTGATTATTTTCCTTGCTTTACCAACACCTCCTGCTGAAGATGGATCAGCAGATCTTTCCTATGTTATAAAAGTGAGTGAAGGGATTGGAGTTTGCATGAATGACTACAAGATCATCGTAAATAAAAGTACAGTGCCTGTTGGAACAACTGAATTGGTAAGAAAAACGATCAGAAAATATACTGATACAGAATTCGATGTAGTTTCAAATCCTGAGTTTTTACGAGAAGGGGTAGCCATAAATGATTTTATGAAGCCTAATCGTATAGTAGTGGGTACTCGATCTGAATACGCTAAAAAAGTTTTCAGGGAATTGTATGAACCCTACATGCGGCAAAGTGATAAGATGATTGTTATGGACGAACGTTCAGCGGAAATCACCAAGTATGCAGCAAATGCATTTTTAGCGGCCAAAATTTCCTTTATGAATGAAATTTCAGGCATTTGTGAGAAACTTGGCGCTAATATCGAAGATGTAAGAAAAGGCATCGGAACAGACGACCGTATCGGAAAACAATTCTTATATGCGGGTATTGGCTATGGTGGAAGTTGTTTCCCTAAGGATGTGCTTGCCTTAAATAAGATTGCCAGCGATAATGATTGTGAGCACGAGATGGTTGAGTCAATTATTAAGATCAATCAGGCTCAACGCAAAAAGTTTGTTAACCGAATAAAGTCGTTTTTCAGAGGTGATTTGGCAGGTAAAACAATAACACTTTGGGGGTTATCTTTTAAGCCGGAAACAGATGATATTCGGGAGGCTCCATCCATCTACATTATTGATGAATTATCAGCAGCGGGAGCTCGTGTTGTTGGTTATGATCCTGTTGCCGGGCCTTTCATAAAATCGATGTTTGGTGATCGTGTTTCAATTGCAGATGACCAGTATGAAGCATTAACAGATGCAGATGCTTTAATTCTAGTAACAGAGTGGTCGTGTTTCAGAAATCCAAACTTTGATACGATCGCAGGAAAATTGAAATCGAAGGTTATTTTTGATGGACGAAATCAGTACGATCTGATTAAAATGAGTGAACTCGGTTTTAATTATTTTAGTGTAGGTAGAAGAAGCGTGGTTTCCAATACAAGTATTCACCAGCTTACTTAA
- a CDS encoding right-handed parallel beta-helix repeat-containing protein encodes MLSFTSVRRAGIRMVMLCSPFLIFSCSKETDNFAQSDSTLDQVQKTEALAATSISATGVQYNYLARNAAELQNGLKYAKPGEVIYIPSNVNIDVTNERILYLNTGVTITSDRGLKTSTGALSNGGSIFTKNKGHRPLISVKGNDVKVLRIRILGPDTLEQKELVKKLMSEGRLGELAASRGIDCAYANLTIDNSEFCGWSHAAIYFTPGATKGRVTNNYIHHNRRWLTGYGVNFYTGQGLVAYNIFDKNRHAIAGWGTPGTSYEAAYNTVISSTSHAFDMHGGANRGDGTNIAGTRIYIHHNTFYNTGQRAIFINGVAQELMSFQYNKCVQANDPKTGVYYYPAPNAYNRYNTFSIIKKPVSIALKSY; translated from the coding sequence ATGCTTTCCTTTACTAGTGTTCGCCGAGCGGGCATCAGAATGGTAATGTTATGTTCACCATTTTTAATTTTTTCATGCAGCAAAGAAACCGATAACTTTGCGCAATCTGATTCAACGTTGGATCAGGTACAAAAAACAGAAGCATTAGCTGCAACGTCAATCAGCGCTACTGGAGTACAATACAATTACCTAGCCCGAAATGCAGCCGAATTGCAAAACGGTTTAAAATACGCAAAACCAGGAGAAGTTATTTACATTCCTAGCAATGTAAACATTGACGTTACCAATGAGCGCATCCTTTATCTTAATACTGGTGTTACTATCACAAGTGACCGCGGATTAAAAACATCAACCGGAGCTTTAAGCAACGGAGGTTCTATTTTCACTAAAAACAAAGGTCATCGTCCATTAATTAGTGTTAAAGGTAACGATGTAAAAGTGCTAAGAATCAGAATTCTTGGACCTGATACTTTAGAACAAAAAGAATTAGTGAAAAAACTAATGAGCGAAGGTCGTTTAGGCGAACTTGCAGCAAGTAGAGGTATCGATTGCGCTTATGCAAACTTAACAATTGATAATTCAGAGTTTTGTGGTTGGTCACATGCGGCTATTTACTTTACTCCAGGTGCAACAAAAGGAAGAGTTACCAATAACTATATTCACCACAACAGACGTTGGTTAACCGGATACGGTGTAAACTTCTACACTGGCCAGGGTCTAGTGGCTTATAATATTTTTGATAAAAACCGTCATGCGATTGCAGGTTGGGGTACACCGGGTACAAGCTATGAAGCAGCTTACAATACGGTAATCAGTTCAACAAGTCATGCTTTCGATATGCATGGTGGTGCTAACAGAGGAGACGGTACTAACATTGCAGGAACCCGTATCTATATTCATCATAATACATTTTATAACACTGGTCAGAGAGCCATCTTTATTAATGGTGTAGCACAAGAATTAATGTCATTCCAGTACAACAAATGTGTTCAGGCTAATGATCCAAAAACAGGAGTATATTATTACCCTGCTCCAAATGCATACAATAGATACAACACTTTTAGTATTATTAAAAAGCCTGTATCTATTGCTCTTAAATCATACTAA
- a CDS encoding S8 family serine peptidase: MNRRITFLLVVLSFFSIQTAFSQTYNETIKTQKKALKLIASELKNDHDKKYKKATLLAKEKGWELFRVDKKGTIIALQGIDERGLPMYLITTNNIRSAATISTDKLWPGGSTGLSLSGSKSALKDKLALWDGAIARLTHREFQSRVKVGDNGSGTQDHSTHVAGTMIAAGINSVAKGMAFKAPSLISFDFDNDDAEMAEAATKYNLLVSNHSYGNIAGWRYNDSRAGTATDPNWEWWGEEGKFEDYKFGIYNSSVAAWDQIAFNAPYYLIVKSAGNNQDQNGPAIGSPYYQRNSAGVFTLHPQRVANAISSNNSYDNLSTNCNAKNSMVVGAVSALANGYTRASDVILGSFSSWGPTDDGRIKPDVVANGVNVLSTFSGSDDAYGTLSGTSMAAPSVSGSALLLQEHYSNRNNGNYMRSATLKGLIIHTADEAGIAPGPDYKFGWGLMNTATAAKVISENGTYSQISERTLNQNETYEFKVTASGREPLSITISWTDPAATATPDGTVDSPNLKLINDLDIRITKNNETFSPWVLNPAIPGDAATRGDNFRDNVEKIILDNTEPGEIYTVKVTHKGVLKNGSQPYSIIATGIGGSNYCASSATTTSGLKISEVKIGTLVSSSTDCAGYSNFLKNAIAAEPNKALPLSITLGNCTTSANGYIKVYIDWNGNGSFTDANETISVSPLLNASSVYNTQIQIPSTVNKDDILRMRIIVQETNQSDLITPCGTYNNGETEDYSLKINAPSNDVGVTGLTSPENTSCGNSTQKVAIKVKNYGTVAQNSIPVKVDIISGGTIIKTLNGTLTQTLQTGQEGIFTFVDSFSTTPGASYTFNCSTNLAADQISSNNNFSTSVSIATNPDAPQISATYCDEDQILLKSNTTDGTVFWFDSENATIPIAVGNNTSAFTPITKVYGALNDFKGKLGPSSKTEFESGANAYNQFTPSVSLTTYAPIVLDRARLYIGNSGTVTFSVTNEETGEEVSSVTINASATRFPEAAGSQDNDPNDTGKVYDLGLKIPSPGNYLINISYGDGATIFRNKSANTLNYPFVIPNVISITGNTASISNNTGPLNYWYYFYDLEVSALGCKSPRTSVDVQKTTITLNNNILYSSSVSSNQWYLNDIAIPGATEPTYKPLHSGVYTVKLTDACAATSNEIDYKLPVIPENIGLKLYPVPSTDKISVEFNVWEPKKVKLSVINSLGQYFVDETVENFSGILTRDYLLYGYSSGMYFLRVIIGKEVYTGQFSVIK; this comes from the coding sequence ATGAATAGACGCATTACATTTTTATTGGTAGTTCTTTCGTTTTTTTCTATACAGACTGCGTTTAGTCAAACTTACAATGAAACCATAAAAACTCAGAAAAAAGCATTAAAGCTTATCGCAAGTGAGCTAAAGAACGATCATGATAAAAAGTATAAAAAAGCAACCCTTTTAGCCAAAGAAAAAGGATGGGAGCTTTTTAGAGTAGATAAAAAGGGAACCATTATCGCTTTACAGGGAATCGATGAGAGAGGGTTACCCATGTATCTTATCACCACCAATAATATTCGTTCTGCAGCCACCATTAGCACCGATAAGCTTTGGCCCGGCGGATCGACAGGACTTAGTCTGAGCGGCTCAAAAAGTGCCTTAAAAGACAAATTAGCCTTATGGGATGGTGCAATTGCTCGCTTAACCCATCGTGAGTTTCAAAGTAGAGTAAAAGTTGGAGACAATGGCTCAGGAACTCAAGATCATTCCACGCATGTTGCAGGAACAATGATTGCCGCAGGGATAAATTCTGTAGCAAAAGGCATGGCTTTTAAAGCTCCTTCTTTAATAAGTTTCGACTTTGATAATGATGATGCTGAAATGGCTGAAGCCGCTACCAAATACAACCTTCTTGTTTCTAATCATTCCTATGGCAATATTGCCGGATGGCGTTACAATGACAGTCGGGCCGGAACTGCAACAGACCCCAACTGGGAATGGTGGGGTGAAGAAGGAAAATTTGAAGATTACAAATTCGGTATTTATAATTCTTCAGTAGCAGCCTGGGATCAGATCGCATTTAATGCCCCTTACTACCTGATCGTTAAATCGGCAGGAAACAATCAGGATCAAAATGGCCCTGCAATTGGGTCTCCTTATTACCAGCGCAACTCAGCAGGTGTATTCACTTTGCATCCCCAACGAGTAGCAAATGCTATTTCTAGCAATAATTCTTATGATAATCTTTCAACAAACTGTAATGCCAAAAATAGTATGGTTGTTGGAGCTGTAAGCGCATTAGCAAACGGATATACGAGAGCTTCAGATGTGATATTAGGTTCATTTAGCAGCTGGGGGCCTACCGATGATGGACGGATAAAACCTGATGTTGTTGCCAATGGAGTTAATGTTCTGTCAACATTTTCGGGAAGCGATGATGCCTATGGAACTTTAAGCGGTACCTCTATGGCCGCTCCATCAGTTTCTGGATCGGCCCTATTATTACAGGAACATTACTCAAACCGCAATAATGGAAATTATATGCGTTCAGCTACGCTGAAAGGGTTAATCATACATACAGCTGATGAAGCGGGCATTGCTCCGGGCCCAGATTATAAATTTGGATGGGGGTTAATGAATACTGCGACAGCTGCGAAGGTTATTTCCGAAAATGGCACTTACAGTCAGATTTCAGAACGCACCTTAAATCAGAATGAAACATACGAATTTAAAGTTACTGCTTCAGGAAGAGAACCATTATCCATTACTATTAGCTGGACAGACCCGGCCGCCACTGCCACCCCAGACGGAACTGTTGATAGCCCGAATCTTAAACTGATCAATGATTTGGATATACGCATCACGAAGAATAATGAAACCTTTTCTCCATGGGTTTTAAATCCGGCTATACCTGGAGACGCAGCAACACGAGGAGACAACTTTCGTGATAATGTAGAGAAGATAATTCTTGATAATACGGAGCCTGGTGAAATTTATACGGTTAAGGTAACTCATAAAGGAGTACTAAAAAATGGATCTCAACCCTACTCTATTATTGCAACTGGAATTGGCGGCAGTAACTATTGTGCATCCAGTGCAACCACAACTTCCGGTTTAAAAATAAGCGAAGTCAAAATTGGCACTCTTGTAAGTTCAAGTACTGACTGCGCTGGTTACAGTAATTTTCTAAAAAATGCTATTGCAGCAGAGCCCAACAAAGCCTTGCCTTTAAGTATTACTTTGGGAAATTGTACTACTTCTGCAAACGGCTACATTAAAGTATATATTGATTGGAATGGAAACGGAAGCTTTACTGATGCTAACGAAACAATTAGTGTTAGCCCTTTATTAAACGCATCCTCTGTATATAATACACAAATTCAAATTCCTTCTACAGTAAATAAAGACGACATACTGCGTATGCGGATTATCGTTCAGGAAACCAACCAAAGTGATTTGATTACGCCTTGTGGGACTTATAACAATGGCGAAACAGAGGATTATTCATTAAAAATCAACGCCCCATCTAATGATGTAGGTGTTACAGGCTTAACTTCGCCGGAAAACACTTCTTGTGGCAACAGCACTCAAAAAGTAGCTATTAAAGTTAAAAACTACGGAACAGTTGCACAAAATAGCATTCCGGTTAAAGTTGATATTATTTCCGGTGGGACTATCATAAAGACGTTAAATGGAACGTTGACTCAAACCCTACAGACTGGACAAGAAGGTATTTTTACATTTGTCGATTCTTTCTCAACCACTCCTGGAGCTAGTTATACATTCAATTGCAGTACAAATCTTGCTGCCGATCAAATCAGCAGTAATAATAACTTCAGTACAAGTGTATCAATAGCAACAAACCCTGACGCTCCACAGATAAGTGCCACCTATTGCGATGAAGATCAAATACTCTTAAAATCTAATACCACAGATGGGACTGTTTTTTGGTTTGACTCGGAAAATGCGACCATACCAATTGCTGTTGGAAACAATACGTCCGCATTTACACCGATTACCAAGGTATATGGAGCTTTAAACGATTTTAAAGGAAAGCTGGGACCATCGTCAAAAACAGAATTTGAAAGTGGAGCAAATGCTTATAATCAGTTCACCCCATCTGTAAGCCTTACTACCTATGCTCCTATTGTATTAGACAGAGCACGATTATATATAGGCAATTCGGGAACGGTAACATTTAGCGTTACTAATGAGGAAACTGGAGAAGAAGTATCGTCGGTAACAATAAATGCTAGTGCTACACGATTTCCGGAGGCAGCAGGGTCGCAGGATAACGATCCTAATGACACTGGCAAAGTATATGACCTTGGTTTAAAAATCCCGTCTCCAGGAAATTACCTGATTAACATATCCTACGGAGATGGTGCTACTATTTTCAGAAATAAATCCGCAAATACGCTTAACTATCCATTTGTTATTCCGAATGTGATATCAATAACAGGAAATACTGCAAGTATAAGTAACAACACAGGACCGCTAAATTACTGGTATTATTTTTACGATCTTGAAGTATCAGCATTAGGTTGTAAGAGCCCAAGAACATCGGTAGACGTACAAAAAACTACTATTACCCTAAACAACAATATATTGTATTCGAGTTCGGTGAGCTCAAACCAGTGGTATTTGAATGATATAGCGATCCCTGGAGCAACAGAGCCCACCTATAAACCACTACATTCCGGAGTTTATACAGTAAAATTAACCGACGCTTGTGCAGCAACTTCTAATGAAATTGACTACAAACTTCCTGTAATTCCTGAAAATATTGGATTGAAGCTTTACCCTGTTCCGTCAACAGATAAAATCTCAGTTGAATTTAATGTCTGGGAACCTAAAAAGGTTAAACTTTCAGTTATAAATTCTTTGGGCCAATATTTTGTAGATGAAACAGTTGAAAATTTTAGTGGAATTCTTACAAGAGATTATTTACTATATGGCTACAGTTCGGGCATGTATTTTTTACGTGTTATAATTGGAAAAGAAGTGTATACAGGCCAGTTTAGCGTAATCAAGTAG
- a CDS encoding response regulator has protein sequence MNFEWMENFIYNSALIIDDSTIDNLIHKKILVNYHFVKNVHCVVSVKDGLDYLQTQFDKKADLPELIFLDIRMPDMNGFDFLKMFEQLEPAILEKCKIYMLSSSLDPVDHERIANYKFVKKFLGKPLTRQILEEEFSAQSEVDQ, from the coding sequence TTGAATTTTGAGTGGATGGAGAACTTTATCTACAACTCAGCTCTCATTATAGACGATAGTACTATCGACAATCTAATACACAAGAAAATTCTTGTGAACTATCACTTTGTTAAAAATGTACATTGTGTGGTTTCCGTAAAAGACGGCTTAGATTATCTTCAGACCCAGTTCGATAAGAAAGCTGATTTACCCGAATTAATTTTTTTAGATATCAGAATGCCTGATATGAATGGCTTTGATTTCTTAAAAATGTTTGAACAGTTAGAGCCTGCAATTCTTGAGAAGTGCAAAATCTATATGCTTTCTTCGTCATTAGACCCTGTTGATCATGAACGGATTGCCAACTACAAATTTGTTAAGAAATTTTTAGGCAAACCACTTACACGTCAAATTTTGGAAGAAGAGTTTTCGGCTCAATCTGAAGTTGATCAGTAA